A window from Hemicordylus capensis ecotype Gifberg chromosome 2, rHemCap1.1.pri, whole genome shotgun sequence encodes these proteins:
- the LOC128345724 gene encoding zinc finger protein 436-like, producing MPGIEAGKLYWQCWCCTISPPQEQKFRSEGVENKDAGDGMMKDTKGKTLQEEEEDFEPQVELHFTILEESEGGISQGKLWHCDIDAELQPESSSPPEPDDESVYSDRSRSPSPDLQEVLPAPDRKVGERRVETYPQQGPEQQVELHFTILEESEGGISEGKLCASEISPDEPQEMAYPESQWDGPVNWGKKPGQPSDVEKVSPPAEDRLEGEMKGEASQPESSDQQVELHFTIFDDSEEVSLSQGPEDYPIWESPFKPEMYQGDYPKEDWDASIDSLGDVFEASFQQQFYSGGRMYPCTECGRVFNRKSTLTRHWRTHTGEKPYSCLYCGRSFSLNLNLLTHQMTHTGEKPYKCPDCGQSFTRSTSVTRHQRSHREESPYPNDLWEESFSYGFPVPFPYPMPQMEEKSYMCPDCGETFTHSGSLNRHLRMHRGERPYKCVVCGEGFCSMSKLYRHERIHMVDKPYHCETCGKSFAVKSTLTRHQMLHQAERPYMCSHCEKGYVQRSHLARHHHKAHPGVPFNPVKANSMPATILDSDNLVTYFWGDEETDTTSEPVPTQLIYSGADC from the exons atgccaggaattgaggcTGGGAAATTGTATTGGCAGTGCTGGTGCTGCACTATTTCCCCACCCCAAGAACAGAAATTCAG AAGTGAAGGAGTAGAGAATAAAGATG CAGGTGATGGAATGATGAAGGACACAAAAGGGAAGactctgcaggaggaggaggaggactttgAACCCCAAGTTGAATTGCATTTCACCATATTGGAAGAATCAGAAGGGGGTATTTCTCAGGGGAAACTGTGGCATTGTGACATTGATGCAGAACTGCAGCCGGAAAGCTCCTCTCCGCCAGAACCAGACGATGAGTCCGTTTACTCTGACAGAAGCCGGTCTCCCTCCCCAGACCTGCAGGAAGTTCTTCCAGCCCCTGACAGGAAAGTGGGAGAGAGAAGGGTAGAAACATATCCCCAGCAAGGCCCTGAGCAGCAGGTTGAGCTGCACTTTACCATCCTAGAGGAGTCGGAAGGGGGCATTTCTGAGGGAAAGCTCTGTGCAAGTGAGATTAGCCCAGATGAACCACAGGAGATGGCGTACCCGGAGAGCCAGTGGGATGGACCTGTCAATTGGGGTAAGAAACCCGGCCAGCCATCAGATGTGGAGAAAGTGTCTCCTCCAGCAGAGGACAGGCTGGAGGGAGAAATGAAAGGGGAGGCCTCCCAGCCTGAAAGCTCTGATCAGCAGGTGGAACTCCATTTTACCATATTTGACGATTCTGAGGAAGTGAGCCTTTCTCAGGGGCCCGAGGACTATCCCATCTGGGAAAGCCCATTCAAGCCAGAGATGTATCAGGGAGACTATCCAAAGGAGGATTGGGATGCGTCCATTGACAGCCTGGGTGATGTCTTTGAagcatctttccagcagcagTTCTACTCAGGAGGGAGGATGTACCCCTGTACTGAGTGTGGACGAGTTTTCAACCGGAAGTCAACCCTGACGCGACACTGGAGGACCCACACGGGGGAGAAGCCCTATTCATGTCTCTACTGTGGGCGGAGCTTCAGCCTGAACCTGAATCTTCTTACTCACCAGATGACCCACACGGGGGAGAAACCCTACAAGTGCCCTGACTGTGGGCAGAGCTTCACCCGCAGCACGAGTGTCACGAGGCACCAGAGGAGCCACCGGGAGGAGAGCCCGTATCCAAATGACCTGTGGGAGGAAAGTTTCTCCTATGGGTTTCCAGTCCCCTTTCCCTATCCGATGCCTCAGATGGAGGAGAAATCCTACATGTGCCCAGATTGCGGAGAGACCTTCACTCACAGCGGGAGCCTCAACAGGCACCTGCGGATGCACAGGGGAGAGAGGCCTTACAAATGCGTCGTGTGTGGGGAGGGCTTCTGTTCTATGTCGAAGCTTTACAGGCATGAGAGAATCCACATGGTGGACAAGCCCTACCACTGTGAAACCTGCGGGAAAAGCTTCGCCGTCAAGTCGACACTAACGAGGCATCAGATGCTCCACCAGGCGGAGAGGCCCTACATGTGTTCTCACTGTGAAAAGGGCTACGTTCAAAGGAGCCACCTGGCCAGACACCACCACAAGGCCCACCCTGGGGTGCCCTTTAACCCTGTCAAAGCGAACAGTATGCCTGCCACCATTCTGGATTCCGATAACCTAGTCACCTATTTCTGGGGGGACGAGGAAACGGACACTACCTCTGAGCCTGTCCCGACTCAGTTGATCTACTCGGGAGCAGACTGCTGA